The segment TGTGAGAATTTGGGACATCAAATCTGGAGAATGTGTGATGGTCTTGCCAGCAGATGAGCGGATTGCTTCAGTGGCATTTTCTCCAAACGGCGATCGGGTTGCGAGTGGTGGAATTGATCAGCTTGTGAAAGTTTGGCATCTCAAAACGGGCGAATGTCGAATTTTGAGAGGACATCGCGATCGCATTTGGTCAGTTAAATTCAATAATGACGGTTCGATTCTTGCCAGTGGCAGCGAAGATCAAACGGTGCGTTTATGGAATGTAGAATCGGGGGACTGTATGAAAGTCCTGCAAAAACCACAACCTTATGATGGAATGAAGATTACTCAGGTGAGCGGGGTAACGAATGCACAAAAGACAACGTTGAAAGCTTTGGGTGCAGTTGAGTAGCGATCGTATGCTCAGAACTCTAAAATACTAAAGAGTTTGGAGTGCTGAGCATACAACATTATTCTGGATTCACGATCGAACCCATGAACAAAATTTCACCCGTTTGATTGTCTCGAATCGCGCAGAAGAATGGTCGATCGACAATCATCTTAAACGGCTCTTCTTGAATTTGAGCCGAAGTCGCAACAACTCCTACTGAGGTGACTGCCGCCGCTTCCGTTCCTTCTTCATTGACCTCAACGAACGTCTTATGTTTAACCTCATCGATTTTCGTTGTGGCTTTACTTAAATTCGAGAAATCTGCGGCATCTTGAAACGCAAGACCCATTCCTAAAGCGGACAACGCCGTTTTTAGATCCACCTCATAATCCATCTTGAATCGAGGCAGTTGAATCTGACCTTCACGACTCGAAAATTGCTTCATCCAGGTTTGCCAATTCTCAGCCGTCAAACTCTTTTGAAATGCAGTCAGATTTGACTTTGGCAAAAACACATACATGCTCATTCGCCCATTGCCATACGGCAAACTAATCGCTTGAAACTGGTCGGTTTCTGAGTAGCGATATTCTCCTTGCCGCTTCATCAGTGGAACTTGTTTCTTCGTGCCATTTGTTAGGGAAAATGGACGATTTTCTGTATTTTTCTGATCAAATTCATTCGACCATGCCCCTTTGAAATAAATGGCGTTGATCAAAAACATCATATGCTCAGGAGTAATACGATCGACAATTTTCTCAATTTTTCCATTCGTATTTTCTTTGACCCAACCGTTAATTTCATCAGATGCAGTGGGTCGTTTAAAATCTAAAGTTTTGACTTTAGCGTCATAGAATTTCTCATTTTGCTGTAAGAAGTTGAGATTAAATGCAATGCCTTCTTTTGCCCAGAGCGAATTTGCGATCGACAATTTCACTTTCGGATCAACTTGGGTCAAATTTGCCATCAAATTCCGCTGCGAATTATTGAGTTCTTCCAGCGTCATTCCCTGGAATTGCAGCGCATTTGCCATCGCTTGCTTCGTGTTGCCGTTTGCACCGTTGTAGGTCATCGAAAGCGCGATCGCAACACTAGAAGGTGAGACAAAGACATTCTTTTGACTGTCTTTTTTAAGAATTTCAGAAAATAACTTGAATCCAAACTTCGTATTCGCTGCAACTAGTTTTGGATTCACAGAAGGAACTTCAAGCGACGGTGGAACTTGCTGTTTTGGTAGGGCTTGCTTTGGATTCTGCGAATTTGCTGATGTCGAACAAGATAGCGCAGTCATTGCAAGAATTACAGCGCATGAATAGCCAATCCATTGAGATATTCTCATAGTTAATCACTCCACGAAAATTCGGAACTCAAGCGACTGAATCCCGAATAGTTTGACCTCAATCGTGTACAAATCGCCACGTTATTAATTGATACATTAGCTGCTCAATGAATTGCGTAGAGGTACCGTTACTATTTTTGCGACGGAACAGTCCACCATGCCAACGCATAAGATTGAATAGGTTCATTGGCTTTTTGACGGAAAACAACGCGAATCTTGTACCGCCCATTACTCGGAACGGGGAAAAAAATGTGCTCGACACTATCAATGCTGCTGACTGATGACCAGATACTTTTCTGAATATCGTTGTCTTCTGCGCGCATTAAGTAGATGTCTAAGTTATTCAATCCTCGATCGCGAAACGTTTCCCCTAAGTCATAAACTTTGTTGCGGTTCTTATCGTTCAATTCCACTAATCGATCCCAAGCGAGCGTTGCTGCAACATAGCTGCCTTGAAGTAACGGTCGATCGATCATGTAATCTTGTGCAGCTTTTCCGGCTTCAATCTTGCCGTAATTCCAGCCAATCACAGGTACAGGCTTATTCGGTGTCCATTGCCCTGCACTAAACTGCTGATAGGCGCGAAACGCATTCAGTTGTCCTGCACCCATCTGGATATTCAGAGGAATTTTCGGATTTTTATACGCATCAGAATCAATCCAGGTTTGATTATTTTTTTCAACGATGGTGCGCGTCATGCCCAAGGCGCGACCATCCCCTTTGTCTTTAATTTTGTCTGCGGAATTCATCAACACCGCTTTCATGACTTCGTGTCGTCGGGCATCTAATGTCCAAGGCAATTTACAACCGCCTTTACAACTTTGTCGAAGCTGTCGATCGCTAAATTCCTGCAACAATGCCACCGTTCCCGTCACATGAGGAGCCGCAAAACT is part of the Leptolyngbya boryana PCC 6306 genome and harbors:
- a CDS encoding serpin family protein, with protein sequence MRISQWIGYSCAVILAMTALSCSTSANSQNPKQALPKQQVPPSLEVPSVNPKLVAANTKFGFKLFSEILKKDSQKNVFVSPSSVAIALSMTYNGANGNTKQAMANALQFQGMTLEELNNSQRNLMANLTQVDPKVKLSIANSLWAKEGIAFNLNFLQQNEKFYDAKVKTLDFKRPTASDEINGWVKENTNGKIEKIVDRITPEHMMFLINAIYFKGAWSNEFDQKNTENRPFSLTNGTKKQVPLMKRQGEYRYSETDQFQAISLPYGNGRMSMYVFLPKSNLTAFQKSLTAENWQTWMKQFSSREGQIQLPRFKMDYEVDLKTALSALGMGLAFQDAADFSNLSKATTKIDEVKHKTFVEVNEEGTEAAAVTSVGVVATSAQIQEEPFKMIVDRPFFCAIRDNQTGEILFMGSIVNPE